The proteins below are encoded in one region of Acanthochromis polyacanthus isolate Apoly-LR-REF ecotype Palm Island chromosome 4, KAUST_Apoly_ChrSc, whole genome shotgun sequence:
- the mfn1b gene encoding mitofusin-1b — translation MAAAPPLRRTDSARGEFSPLKHFVVAKKTISDVFEQLLNYAKETSEFVEEISGNKSLSDIATQDQKLEIQAYADKLAIIKEVLARRHMKVAFFGRTSNGKSTVINAMLRDRVLPSGIGHTTNCFLSVEGTDEDKAYLKTEGSDEEKSVKTVNQLAHALHMDESLDAGCLVRVFWPKTKCALLRDDLVLVDSPGTDVTTQLDSWIDKFCLDADVFVLVANSESTLMNTEKHFFHKVNERLSKPNVFILNNRWDASANEPEYMEDVRKQHTDRCVNFLVEELKVVDREQAPNRIFFVSAKEVLNSRMQRAQGMPETGGALAEGFKERLKEFQSFERRFEECISQSAVKTKFEQHTIRAKQITGKVKSIMDAINIEAAEKRVAALEDREYQMDRLEFVKNQLNLLINDIKQKIRAISEDVEDKVSNAMGEEICRLHVIVDEFHTDFHPSPHVLKIYKSELLTHVEEGMGKNLAFRCSSAINASVQSSQKYMIESMLPLLPSSVQSQIHMLVPSRKFDLSYDLNCATLCSDFQENIEFQFSLGWTSLVHRFLGSANAQRALRLVDQNFQVSRPALPPAQTPSSGPSSIAAPPPNSESAVMTQEQMMLAMATNVASLTSRTSMSVILVGGVVWRTVGWRLIALSASLYGLLYLYERLTWTTKAKERALKRQFVDYATEKLQLIVSFTSANCSHQVQQEMATTFARLCQQVDQTQKELEAEIRQLSATIEQLETVQSRSKSLRHKATELEKQLEAFTSQYLQPQQ, via the exons ATGGCTGCTGCCCCCCCTCTCAGACGGACGGACTCGGCCCGGGGGGAGTTTTCCCCGCTCAAGCACTTCGTTGTGGCCAAAAAGACGATCAGTGATGTGTTCGAACAACTCCTCAACTACGCGAAAGAGACCTCAGAGTTTGTAGAAG AAATCAGTGGGAATAAATCTTTGAGCGACATCGCGACTCAGGATCAGAAGTTGGAGATTCAAGCCTACGCCGACAAACTGGCCATCATTAAGGAGGTGCTCGCACGCAGGCACATGAAGGTGGCCTTTTTTGGCAG GACCAGTAATGGGAAAAGCACCGTGATCAACGCCATGCTGAGGGATCGTGTGCTGCCCAGCGGTATCGGCCACACCACCAACTGCTTCCTGAGCGTGGAGGGAACCGACGAAGACAAGGCCTACCTCAAGACGGAGGGCTCTGATGAGGAGAAGAGCGTCAAG ACTGTAAACCAGCTGGCTCACGCGCTGCACATGGATGAAAGTCTGGATGCCGGCTGTCTCGTCCGTGTTTTCTGGCCAAAGACCAAGTGTGCTCTGCTTCGAGACGACCTGGTGCTCGTAGACAG CCCTGGAACAGATGTTACAACACAACTGGACAGCTGGATTGACAAGTTCTGCCTGGATGCCGACGTCTTTGTGCTGGTGGCCAACTCTGAGTCCACCCTCATGAACACG gaaaagcattttttccacaaagtaaatgaaCGTCTGTCGAAGCCAAACGTCTTCATCCTGAACAATCGCTGGGACGCCTCAGCGAACGAGCCCGAGTACATGGAGGAT GTGAGGAAGCAGCACACAGACCGATGTGTGAACTTCCTGGTCGAGGAGCTGAAAGTTGTGGATCGCGAGCAGGCACCAAACcgtattttctttgtttccgCAAAAGAAGTGCTTAATTCCAGAATGCAACGTGCACAGGGCATGCCCGAAACAG gtggcgctctgGCTGAAGGCTTCAAGGAGAGactgaaggagttccagagcTTTGAGAGGAGgtttgag GAGTGTATCTCGCAGTCAGCAGTGAAAACAAAGTTTGAGCAGCACACTATCAGAGCAAAGCAGATCACAGGAAAAGTCAAGAGCATCATGGACGCCATCAACATTGAGGCGGCGGAGAAGAG agTGGCAGCGCTGGAGGACAGAGAGTACCAGATGGACCGGCTGGAGTTCGTCAAGAATCAGCTCAACTTGTTGATCAATGACATTAAACAGAAGATCAGAGCGATCAGTGAAGACGTGGAGGACAAG GTGTCCAACGCCATGGGGGAGGAGATCTGCCGGCTCCACGTCATAGTCGATGAGTTCCACACGGACTTCCACCCGTCGCCTCACGTCCTCAAGATCTACAAATCT gagCTGCTGACTCACGTAGAAGAAGGGATGGGGAAGAACTTGGCCTTCCGCTGCTCCAGCGCCATCAACGCCTCGGTGCAGTCGTCTCAGAAATACATGATCG AGAGCATGCTCCCTCTGCTGCCCTCCTCGGTCCAGAGCCAGATCCACATGTTGGTGCCCAGCAGGAAGTTCGACCTGAGCTACGACCTGAACTGTGCCACGCTTTGCAGCGACTTCCAGGAGAACATCGAGTTTCAGTTTTCTCTGGGCTGGACGTCGCTGGTCCACCGTTTCCTGGGTTCTGCCAACGCTCAGAGGGCTCTCAGACTGGTGGACCAGAACTTCCAG GTTTCTCGACCAGCGCTGCCTCCGGCTCAGACTCCGTCCTCTGGACCGTCCTCCATCGCAGCGCCGCCGCCCAACAGCGAGTCTGCTGTCATGACACAGGAGCAAATGATGCTGGCCATGGCCACCAACGTGGCCTCTCTGACTTCCCGCACTTCAATGAGCGTCATCCTCGTAGGAGGAGTG GTGTGGAGGACCGTCGGCTGGAGGCTGATCGCTCTGTCGGCCTCCCTCTACGGCCTGCTCTACCTGTACGAGAGGCTCACCTGGACCACCAAGGCCAAGGAGCGAGCTCTGAAGAGGCAGTTTGTGGACTACGCCACGGAGAAGCTGCAGCTCATCGTCAGCTTCACCAGCGCCAACTGCAGCCATCAGGTCCAACA GGAGATGGCCACGACCTTCGCTCGGCTCTGTCAGCAGGTGGACCAGACGCAGAAGGAGCTGGAGGCTGAAATCCGTCAGCTGAGCGCCACGATAGAGCAGCTGGAGACGGTCCAGAGCCGCTCCAAGAGCCTGAG ACATAAAGCCACAGAGCTGGAGAAGCAGCTGGAGGCGTTCACCTCTCAGTACCTGCAGCCTCAGCAGTGA